Part of the Citrus sinensis cultivar Valencia sweet orange chromosome 2, DVS_A1.0, whole genome shotgun sequence genome, ttatttattatatgtataCTGTCAACCATAACTGATATTATGCTTTGTAGGCATCAATCACTTCAAGTCAGCCATTAAATGATTTACAACAGgcaataaaaagaagaaaacatgTGCTGACTTGCatgtatatttcattttttgtggTTGTCTAGTTTGTTTTATGCATAACGTAAGATTCATTTGAAAATCAATATGTTTTAAAGGCATTGGTAGTAAAGTCAATTGCTTCGGAAGCTGCTGCATCACAAACAACAAGaaaggtgttttttttttgtttaagttctttttgtcttttttttggtttaattttttaaactaacataacatatatttaGATACCAAGTGGTCCAGGTCAGAGTTCTAATACTGGAACGAGGAAAAGAATGGCTCAAGTTGGCTCTGGAGATGctggaattaaaaaaaggcaATCAAGTCAGGGACTGTCACAATCCGAAAATCTATCTCAGGCTTTAAATGTGACAGGTTTTTTGTAATGATGAATGAGaacaaactaaaaatatttgaacttGCTATTTTGGTTGTTAGTTTTGAATATTGCTGGTTACTTTGGAATATTGCTAGTATGCTGGTTATTTTGGAATATTGCTGGTTATATGGAAGTTCATTGTTACTTGTGCTGTATTTTGATGAcattattaatggttatttCGGCTGTTTTTTggataattaaatatgttattttttatttattatggttgaagttatattatttacGATGTATTTAAGCACAATCAAGTCTAGGACAATTAGGACATAATTAAGCTCATTTCATTCATGCATATTTTGGACAATTAGGACAATTAGAATATATTACATTTTAGTAAACACAATTGCACAAACAAATACTAGCATAATTATTATGCATTTAAGCCTACCTTCAATGACCCTTAGCCTTTTCTTTATCTTCGCCACATCATCAGCTCGAAAGTTAACTGCATTCACCTCTAAATTGTGATTATCTGTCATCTGGTCACTATTACTAGGGTATATGAGAGCTTCGGTTGTAAACCATTGCCAAAACTTGCATTTAGTGAACTTGCATGGCCAAAACATTGCATTACGATTATGTACATTGCATTACGATTCTGTAGTGTAGTGGAAACCATAGCACATGCCTGCACACCACACCAACAGTGAATTGGAGTGCATTTAACTTTTGTATACGGCTGTCCACTGGCTGCAAAACTTGAATTATAACTTGATGccattttagaatttaatgCGTGGATGATGTGTTTGAAAGAATTGTTAAGCAGGTGATATTTGGGTGATGGTTGAGTACTTGTTGTCTTTGAATGAATAAATGTTTGAGTGGTTGAATGAATGGACAATTGTTGGCTTGAATGTTTGGGTGATGGGTTATGGATTGTATGAACAGAATTTTTAGGTTGTATGAGCAAATTTATATGAATGAACTATTGTGAGTTGTGGCTGGTTTGTGAGCAACTTGTATATTTGCTTGAATGGCACAGGTTTCATGCATGCTTGTTACTAAGTTCATGGGTTTATATACCCAAAATTGTAGCCGTTGGGAGGTAACGACTACAATGTtcaatgtatttttatttttttttttggcgtTTTAGGGCATGTAATTTTCCATTGTTTTTATGAAATTCTATAAAACTATATGACCtcaaataatagtaaaaaaagtCTAGAGTTACGTACATTAGTATAGTTGACGGATATCCACATATAtgatttatcatattttataacaTTAATAAACTATTGGTATGCTGGATAAGATATGATAGAATAGAATGAGATAAGATAAGATAGAATAAGATTGTCTTATATTTAATACTGTCTTGCATTTTAGTGTAGTTGAGGAATAGATTGCATTCTAAAAacttattgttattattaaaattaattaaaaataaatgaatatttatttaatcatagtataattacattactacaaataaaaactggataaaaatttaaaatattttaaaatttatttataataatttatatcataagattacaatttgtgatttcttattattattaacgaaaatttttttgtattatttattacacCAATCAACGtccattattaattaaacaataaaatataaatctaaataaattttatttaaatttattaaatatattttgaatatttatataataattatttaataatctataattttagaaaatttaactaaatattttaaatattgtttttattatttaataactatATAAGCAAAATAGTATtaagatataataaaaaattaattataatattaaaatattatttaaataaaaataataatttatttataataaatatcataaattaataattttttaaatattgattgtgtgttattaaaaactaatgataatatttattataatttattatttacattattataagcaattttttattacatgttaatataattttaatatttatgaattattatgtttaattgagttaacaatatattattataatttattatttattaattcaaaataaataattttttatctaatcatagtttaattgaattattataaatgaagattcatttaatatgaataaaaatatttttaattataattaaatgtttttatttgtaacaatttatattatgatgtTACTATTTTGTTAtagaaagtaaaaatatatatatatatatatatattacttaaTAGTTTAAACTTATCTATAAATTAtatagaaattatttaaataacaatataagtaaatatgtaaatttaaaataatattataatttgaagttaaaaatataaattgcaatgtttataataatacataattaaaattaagtgtGTTATCCTATGAATactttagaataaaattttagcttTGAAAACGTAATCTCAGCAGTTAATCTCAGCAGTCTTCCAAGTTCCAAGGAcacatttttgttattatttaagatAATATGGTGGGCCCTTGGTTACTTTTCCTAACTTAACATTTTAGTACTAAACATGAAATTAGTCTTCCTATCCCATGAAATTTAACtgcaacaaaatttttttcttttttagatgAAATTATATGTCTTCcattaaaagattaataatcGCTTAAAATAAAACGTCACATGGATGTAGCTAAAAGATTACATCAAGTTTAGGTACAACTATAGAATAATACCCAAAATTCAAGCCGAGATTAGGACAATGcctaaaaataattcataaatttaaacactataaatttataacaattgAAAGGAGACTAAATGATTTCTTAACTTAAGATCTAATGAAGTAATACCAAAGGAACCCTCTTCAACTATTGGAGATGAAACCGTTTTCCAACcgaaagaagaaaattctttGTGTCTGGTAATAcaacataatttaatatatggaGATTGTTATGTTATATAATGATGTAACGTACATGATTATATAGCAGTCGGATGAAAAATCTAACGCTTGTAAAAAtagaagataataaaattatattatttctaCAACCGTTGGATTTTCATCCAACGGCTACTACATAATCATGTATATTACGTCATTATGTAATATAACAAAAGCctcaatatatttataatctcATAACACAAACAGGTAATAAcaataagggaaattatcattgcatcacttttattttgtcttatgttcatccaaccactataaaattttaacatgtactttgcacTACCTTTTCTTtcacatttgtatcaactaaCCACTTTTACATTAActctattaaataattttaataaaatgataattttaccccaaataaattaaaagactattttatcttataaaaacttttaaaattaaaaattataatcataaaaatatccttaaatttaataaaaaaataaatcccaaatagAAGTGCTCAActgatttttactaaatttagattttacaaaattttaataattatttttattaaaaattataagtttacaaaattttaatataaataaatgaatttatttattaaaaattataattttgtaaaattttattaaaataactgaatttatttcttaaaagaataaatcctaaaattttaataatttatggaatttttattaaatcccaaaattttataattatttttataattataattttatattaaataatttttattaaaaataaaaattctaattttgagatttatttttattaaatttatgaatatttttatcattatatttttttatttttttaaatttttataaaataaaatagtcttttaatttatttggagataaaattattattttattaaaattatttaatagtgttaatgtAAAAGTGACTAGTTGatataaatgtgaaaaaaaaaaagtggtgcaaagcacatgttaaaattttgtagtgaTTGGATGATcataagacaaaataaaagtgatgTAAcgataattttcctaataataataataaaaaatcacaaaaccgCAGAAAAAACCACTCTTACTATCCAGCAAAAAGTCTCAAGATCCAGGAATCCCAGCCCCAGGCCATCAGAATCTCGCCCCAAGCCATCGGAACTTCAATGCACCACTATTAAAGCTCTCAACAGCTTCAATACAGGCGTACCCTTCCGATCTGAACACTGACGCGATCCTGGTCCGGACACTGAACCAATACCCTCAGAAGCAGTAATGCAGTATAAAATCATGCAAAATAATACAACTAAGACACACAACTAACACGACACAACATAACAAGAAGCACGATAAAAAAGTTgatacaataataaaacaaaataaaatagaaaacaagaaaagagaaaagaaaagactaCCGGCCGGAGAGGGGAACTCCCTCCCCAGCCAGAACACCTTTTGAACTACTTTCAGCCGTGGTGAGGTGCGTCTGGTGGCGCAGTGATGGCTGGTGGTGGCGCCTGCTGCGGCCGCGGTGGCGGTGGCAGTGAGGTGCAATTAGTTCACAGTTGCTGGAAAAGAAGAGTTGAACAGCGGACCTGAAGGTTTGGTGGTTTGAAATTCTGGCGGTGGCGGCTGTGTAATTACATGCGCGGTGATTGATAAGGTCCGGTGAATTTTATTTGGCCGGTAAAATAATGGTTTGGTAGACATTACCTTTTGTTGGTGGTCTGGctgtgttttttcttttctcttttccacttgtactaataattttattttcatcataataataagaaatcacaaaaaaaaaaaaaaaaactgcaacCAAACTTGCCATAAAGGTTTGCATAAAGTTTTATCGGACTCTATAATCTGGGCTAAAAGCCCAAGCCGGCCCTCTACTAGCTTTGCATTCGGACTTTGCCTGGTTCTAACTTCAAATAAGATCAAGAAGTTAAGCATGTGGCAAGTAATACTACGTAGACCACTAGACTATTATCAATAATGCTAATCAATGCCATCTTAACATTTTATCCTAATATGcgaatttaaaattaagagtAATATGATGTAACATTTATTAAGCGATCAATGGTTTTAcccaatttcaaaataatttattaaatttttttcttcattcatcTCATAAATATCACATCATTTGGGATATGTTTTTGAATGattattagtaataaatttataactaCTTTAAATTTTGCGATAAGTAacacattattttcattttcttgtttattaTGTTCTAATAATACGTATACAAGGAAATTTTGTgataaataacatattattttcattttcctattTATTATGTTCTAATGACAGAATCTTAGTTATATGAAAGTTAGGAGTGATCACCGGTTAGTAGTACAATgggaaattaaaatgcaacaaattttCACTGGAtttgtattctttttaaattttgttataatattatattttcttctttatacaCCCtaattctgtttttttttaatttttggaacACTAAGTTAACATAattcttaataaataatattaacaacaaaaaaaaataatatggtCTCATATAACTATTATATTTATACTATGTTCATGtatttaaaactaattaataaaattgctagctaaatattaaaaagataaaaatacaCACATGGACACACAAATGAGCTTGCAGTTGGGCCAACTGACCCTCCCGTTCATGGCCCAATATAAAGAGTGTAGTTATAAAAATAGCTCGGTTGATTTAGTAGAAGACATCCTAAGTCACGTTCTCGCGCTCGCCGCTCGCCTTGGAAGCGAACTGAAAGAGACAAtggaacaagaagaagaagaagcaagaaTGCACAAAGTGGAGTTCGACCCATCAGAGATAGAGTACGTAAGCTACGGCGGCGAGCATCACCTGCCGTTGATCATGAACCTCGTCGATCAAGAACTTAGCGAACCCTACTCAATCTTCACCTACCGTTACTTCGTCTATCTCTGGCCCCACCTTTCTTTCTTGGTACCGCCCTTTTTCTCTAACTtcgaatttatttaatttatttttctaattttaagtAATGGGTTGGCTTCAATTTGTAATTTGATAGGCATTTCACAAAGGTAAATGCGTGGGGACAGTTGTTTGTAAAATGGGTGAGCATCGAAGTACGTTTAGAGGTTACATTGCAATGTTGGTAGTTATTAAACCTTATCGTGGAAGAGGCAttggtaattttctttttgcttatAGCAAGTTTAGCATAAATGGgcattaatttctttctatATGGAAACGTTATATAAGTCTATATATGCACTGTGCATGTGTTAAGCTGTCTTACttgatgaaatttaatttttgttccagatatttattaatacttaTGATGTTGTTACTTGCTATCTTCGATGATATtgctttgaaaatttgaaattgagtgGAATTCGAAATATGTGTTTGTAAGGGCCTGTTGGTTACCATTTTGTAAATATAAGAATGTTTCTGCTAGTATGATTccagaactttttttttttaaatcaacattttcattattagaaTAAACATCATTGAACCCCTGATATTGTTTAGTGAACTAAACTTGAAACTGGTGCATTCACCATGTTTATTTCCAAAGTATGATGAAAATGTCTCCAGGCATTTCGACTTTTGAAGAGTTATATTCTGCTCTTATCTCAAAACTGTTTTCAAGATGTAGAACCTCTGGACTTTGTAGTTTTTTTGGCTcggaaaaatttaaaactgtTTTGTGAAATGATGCTAGTCACCCAGATTCATCTAAGgccttaattaaaatttaaggggACTAGTTGATCATCTTTATGCATTCCACAAGTTTATGACTGATAAAGAATTATGTTTTCTTTGAATCGCAGCGACTGAGCTTGTTACTAGATCGATTAAGGTGATGATGGAATCGGGCTGTGAAGAGGTACATTAGCTTTCTGATTTTGTTCTCATGCATTATGTTTGGTGTCTGCACATCATTCTATTCAATCTATTGTGACTGATAAAGTGACAGAGTTGTGGAGAGAATTTCAATATTAAGTCATGAGACAATTAGCTTTTGTTTCAAGCAACCAAAAACTATCATGTGCTTACACCATGAAAGCATAAAAGTGCAAGAAAAGTTTGAAGTAATGGAATGCATATTGTGAAGAGTGTAGCTGATCCAGTTCCATCTTGTTTTATTAAGAAATGCCTGCATATtgatttattgatattttcctTGAATTTGGTctgaatttatataaaaaaaaaaattcttctcttGTGTGCATTTTATTAGACAAACAAATTGGTTACTAGGAGTTGTATGTTTGTCCTTGCTCACATTTGTACCGACACTCGTCCATGCCTAAAGATAACTATTTTACTGCATAGTATTAAGTGTTCACAGCTTGTGTTTTGAATTAACCATTACTCTTCATGGTTTTCACTTATGCTCACTGATATTTTGCTGGCTAGATGGGTTTGTGCCAGTTATTGGTTTTTATTGAGGTCATATTTTACTGGAAGTTATTGGGAGAGTGGAATATATGGGGAAAAGTTCTCAAATTATGTCTTAGAAATTAGAactttaccattttttttcattagtaGAAAACTCTGCTGTGGATGAAAAATGTAGTGGTAAATTTAAGCGACCTCTTTTGGTATGTTCTAATCGTGAGTGGGTACCCGCTGGTTTGTATTTTCATCAACAACTTTCATTGTCAGTTAGGTTTTTGCAAATTGTATAGGCTGTTTCTTGCGCTTTCAGAAATTCAGGGTGATTTCTGATGAATTTTGAAACCATTCGAGTTTTTGCTTATCCAACTTGATCTATCTACATAAATGTTCTTTACTGAGCTTCATGTTGTCAACTGGTCTgtgatgttcattttttatgCATGTTGGAGCATTGCTCTAGATTGAGTGAGTCATTCGCTAATCATCTCACTAATATTTTCTGAAGGTGACACTGGAAGCAGAAGTCACAAACAAAGGAGCTCTTGCACTATATGGCCGTCTTGGGTTTATTAGAGCAAAACGGCTCTTCCGGTACTATTTGAATGGTGTTGATGCTTTCCGTCTGAAGCTATTATTCCCCTGCCCAGAGATACATCCTTCCCTGTCTATGATGGCAGACAAAGTCGAGAGCCATGGGCATCATGATCACATAGCACCGGAAGAATGTCCAGAACATCATCACATCTCGTAAAATCTGGATCTTCCATCAATGCTTCATTCAACCTCTGCATATTCAATTTATGAACTGTAACATAGATCTGAGTTCTGCTAATCGAGATGTCTATAATCTTTCTGCAGATAGAACCTTTGGAAGCAGATTTCATTCTATTTTGCAAGTTGACATCAGTGTGTTCTTTTTTGTAGTTCCAATGTGCTTTTTAGTTGGTTTAGATacacttttaattttgagtagaatcattctaattttgaatttaactttCCAAGTGAATgccttcttttcatttttcgcCTGCCCAGTCTCAGGTGCATTATATGTGTAATGCATTTGAGTCAATTGTTTATTGCCCTCTTTTTCACTCATTTTGTTtccttcctttcttttctattCCTCTCCTTTCCTATTGTTTCTGCCAACTAAATACCGACTAAGGATGCCTtcgatattattttttatctgttGTTTCTCGttgtacaaaaataaaaaataataaaatatgtttgcTAGCAGTTTGCACTGGtgagttttcaattttttatgtgaACAATATGTTcgtatttttcataattgcCAAAGGAAAGTGGAGAGCGTACTTTTGGCGTTTTGGGCTTTTGTTTTCCACCTTTTCATCGCTTTTGGGTCCCATGAGCGTCTTTCATGCAAATATTCATGGCATGCAAGTTTGTAGGGACACAATTAGCCAAGAGTGGcgttattttcttaatttggtaagggctctttcatttttacttcattaatttaacttcaaccaattaagtcattaaatctgtttgttttttcaacttagagagtgtttgttttttaacttaataacttaaagtgacttaacttaattaattaagttaattaaaaatatttatttttataaatttgtgaaattttatagataattttgatttaataaaataagttcatttttttttactttttcttaaatCGAAAAACCTAAATCAGCGaactaatttttaatgtaaaaaaaatccctactttattatttatttttcatacctATCTTAAAATCCGCCCATGTACATTTACCCACTAAacttatctttatttatttttttaagttgtcATGGAATCCCTCTTCACTTTGCTTCTCTCATAAGTTCTTGAATCTTCCATTATTAGTAAtcaaaagtattatttttaagatctttttatgtaattatatattttttattaaaaaataaatttgtatattataattaaaaaatcattatgtattcacttaaATGAGGTTTGCTTATATATGATAACATATTAAAGTTGTActaatgtgtgtgtgtgtgtgtgcgcgcacgcacatacatacatacatatattatttgacattcaaatttaggAAGACTACAAATGTAAAggtacatatttttaaatttttgaagttgaaaaaaaattaatacttattttcaaatattcaaataaaaaaatattattcagattcagacattcagacctattcagatttcaaatcaattcaatgtattcagatttcaaataaaaaaataaatgtcattaattcattaagttGTTAAGTTATAAAGccattttttttagcttttcaCTTAATCTAAAACAGTTTAAAtgatatcattaaaagatattctccaaaatattcatatctaattaattaattttcatccttaccaaaataaaatttaacaattagcATTACTGTCCATCTTGTAACTTCTGATAATATATTGGTAgactataattatttttatctttttattttcttcaaattagcatatttatcttcataatttttatgaatatttttcatataaaaacatcataaactacaataaaattgattaacgtatactaatttagaatataaagggttgtattcaattgaacatgatttacactataataatatattatcttatttaagttttt contains:
- the LOC102624373 gene encoding N-alpha-acetyltransferase MAK3 isoform X1; the encoded protein is MEQEEEEARMHKVEFDPSEIEYVSYGGEHHLPLIMNLVDQELSEPYSIFTYRYFVYLWPHLSFLAFHKGKCVGTVVCKMGEHRSTFRGYIAMLVVIKPYRGRGIATELVTRSIKVMMESGCEEVTLEAEVTNKGALALYGRLGFIRAKRLFRYYLNGVDAFRLKLLFPCPEIHPSLSMMADKVESHGHHDHIAPEECPEHHHIS
- the LOC102624373 gene encoding N-alpha-acetyltransferase MAK3 isoform X2, which produces MEQEEEEARMHKVEFDPSEIEYVSYGGEHHLPLIMNLVDQELSEPYSIFTYRYFVYLWPHLSFLAFHKGKCVGTVVCKMATELVTRSIKVMMESGCEEVTLEAEVTNKGALALYGRLGFIRAKRLFRYYLNGVDAFRLKLLFPCPEIHPSLSMMADKVESHGHHDHIAPEECPEHHHIS